One window of the Triticum dicoccoides isolate Atlit2015 ecotype Zavitan chromosome 3B, WEW_v2.0, whole genome shotgun sequence genome contains the following:
- the LOC119282350 gene encoding BTB/POZ and MATH domain-containing protein 1-like has product MSAAAGKPSRSASAIIASTASGYHLLKIDGYSRTKGVPTGERIKSRPFTLGGHRWYIVYHPNGSGQQYADCISLFLVLDEDVTTAVKAQHKFSFADELTDQAPSFASVAVHNHNSQQRWGNAMFMKRADLEKSKHLKDDCFTIRCDIVVISDYRAEDLPEETPPAFVTVAPSDLHQHLGDLLNTEKGADVVFEVGGHTFAAHRCVLAARSPVFSAELFGGMKEGDTAGVVRIDEMEAQVFKALLCFAYTDSLPVTLKEDEDVMCQHLLVAADRYNMERLKSICEEKLCKYINAGTITNILTLAEQHHCEGLKKACLSFLSSPANLRVLLDSDGFDHLSRSCPSVIKNLIAMSALV; this is encoded by the coding sequence ATGTCGGCCGCCGCCGGCAAGCCGTCCCGGTCTGCCTCTGCCATCATTGCCTCCACAGCGAGCGGGTACCACCTCCTCAAGATCGATGGCTACTCCCGCACCAAGGGCGTCCCCACCGGAGAAAGGATAAAGTCCCGCCCTTTCACCCTTGGAGGACATCGATGGTACATCGTTTACCATCCCAACGGCTCCGGACAACAGTACGCAGACTGCATATCCCTGTTCCTCGTTCTCGATGAAGATGTCACCACGGCAGTGAAGGCGCAACACAAATTCAGTTTCGCGGATGAGTTGACGGACCAAGCTCCTTCATTTGCATCAGTAGCAGTACACAACCACAATTCTCAGCAGCGCTGGGGGAATGCGATGTTCATGAAAAGGGCAGACTTGGAGAAGTCGAAGCATCTCAAGGACGATTGTTTCACCATCAGGTGCGATATCGTTGTCATCAGCGACTACCGCGCAGAGGATTTGCCCGAAGAGACTCCTCCAGCATTTGTCACTGTGGCCCCATCTGACCTGCACCAACACCTCGGAGATCTCCTCAACACTGAGAAGGGTGCCGACGTAGTCTTCGAGGTTGGTGGTCACACGTTCGCAGCACACCGCTGTGTGCTCGCTGCCCGATCACCAGTCTTCAGTGCTGAGCTCTTTGGCGGTATGAAGGAGGGCGACACCGCAGGTGTGGTGCGCATAGATGAAATGGAGGCGCAGGTGTTCAAGGCGTTGCTCTGTTTTGCGTATACCGACTCCTTACCGGTGACACTAAAGGAAGATGAAGATGTCATGTGTCAGCATCTGCTTGTTGCGGCCGACAGGTATAACATGGAGAGGCTGAAGAGTATTTGCGAGGAAAAGCTATGCAAGTACATCAACGCAGGCACCATAACAAACATCCTGACGTTAGCTGAGCAGCACCACTGTGAGGGCCTAAAGAAGGCATGCTTAAGTTTTCTTAGCTCCCCGGCAAATCTTAGGGTTCTGTTGGACAGCGACGGCTTCGATCATCTGAGCAGGAGCTGCCCTTCTGTTATTAAGAATCTGATTGCCATGTCAGCCCTTGTTTAG